In Lonchura striata isolate bLonStr1 chromosome 11, bLonStr1.mat, whole genome shotgun sequence, the following proteins share a genomic window:
- the LOC144246959 gene encoding uncharacterized protein LOC144246959 has translation MSDNFNDKELEAVNNCGEHCCSHLRPLIKTQYNYLSDDDLDPHITTKHIPYTATELAKLKKEYGRLPYESETEYVFRVSLTGGDQIKLTEQEASGYWGHGVFLTTGDKRDSWSLTQRAAFWAGGTNPLERGDPIAIISTPDQLLESVHKAACLQMIHEKKLIPGFESPMQLPVKPELMTPLIRGLPETLKPTAIALQKTIMTLSPTEKLDRFLAVNSQASSPGSNHKIWTWGEVAEDLINYCRKYGPVFTARTEIPPPKCRMSKDSP, from the exons ATGAGTGATAACTTTAACGATAAGG AACTTGAGGCAGTAAATAATTGTGGGGAACATTGCTGCTCTCACTTAAGACCCTTAATTAAAACACAATATAACTATCTCAGTGATGATGATCTTGACCCCCACATCACAACCAAACACATACCATACACTGCCACCGAATTGGCTAAGCTTAAAAAAGAATATGGACGCCTTCCATACGAATCAGAAACAGAATATGTTTTCCGGGTGTCCCTCACTGGTGGCGATCAAATTAAACTAACTGAACAAGAAGCCAGTGGGTACTGGGGACATGGTGTCTTCTTAACAACAGGAGATAAACGTGACTCATGGTCCCTGACACAGCGCGCGGCTTTTTGGGCCGGGGGAACGAACCCCTTGGAAAGGGGAGATCCTATAGCTATAATCAGCACCCCCGACCAACTCCTAGAAAGTGTACACAAAGCCGCCTGTTTGCAAATGAttcatgaaaagaaattaattcctggCTTTGAATCCCCAATGCAATTACCTGTGAAGCCTGAACTAATGACTCCTTTAATTCGTGGGCTTCCAGAAACCCTCAAACCTACTGCCATAGCCTTACAGAAAACTATCATGACATTAAGCCCTACAGAAAAACTAGACAGATTTCTTG CTGTAAATTCACAAGCCAGTTCACCTGGCAGTAATCATAAAATTTGGACATGGGGTGAAGTTGCAGAGGATTTGATCAATTATTGTAGGAAATATGGACCT GTGTTCAcggccagaactgagattccacctccaaaatgccGTATGTCCAAGGATAGCCCCTAG